In the genome of Cygnus olor isolate bCygOlo1 chromosome Z, bCygOlo1.pri.v2, whole genome shotgun sequence, one region contains:
- the ZFAND5 gene encoding AN1-type zinc finger protein 5: MTQETNQTPGPMLCSTGCGFYGNPRTNGMCSVCYKEHLQRQQNSGRISPMGTASGSNSPTSDSASVQRADTTSLNSCEGAAGSTSEKSRNVPVAALPVTQQMTEMSISREEKVTPKTETEPVVTQPSPSVSQPSTSQSEERAPELPKPKKNRCFMCRKKVGLTGFDCRCGNLFCGLHRYSDKHNCPYDYKAEAAAKIRKENPVVVAEKIQRI; this comes from the exons ATGACTCAGGAGACAAACCAGACCCCAGGGCCCATGCTGTGTAGTACAGGATGTGGATTTTATGGAAATCCTAGGACAAATGGGATGTGTTCTGTTTGCTACAAAGAGCATCTTCAGCGACAGCAGAATAGTGGCAGAATCAGCCCAATGG GAACAGCCAGTGGTTCAAACAGTCCTACCTCAGACTCTGCGTCTGTACAGAGAGCAGATACTACTAGCTTAAACAGCTGTgaaggtgctgctggcagcacatctgaaaaatcAAG AAATGTGCCTGTTGCCGCTTTGCCTGTTACACAGCAAATGACAGAAATGAGCAtttcaagagaggaaaaagtaacACCGAAAACAGAGACTGAGCCAG TTGTTACCCAACCAAGCCCATCAGTTTCTCAGCCTAGTACTTCGCAGAGTGAAGAGAGAGCTCCTGAACTGCCCAAACCAAAGAAGAACAGATGTTTCATGTGCAGAAAGAAGGTTGGCCTTACAG GATTTGACTGCCGATGTGGAAACTTATTTTGTGGACTTCACCGTTATTCTGACAAGCATAACTGCCCATATGATTacaaagcagaagctgcagcaaaaaTCAGGAAAGAGAACCCAGTTGTGGTGGCTGAAAAAATCCAGAGAATATAA